A window of Streptomyces armeniacus contains these coding sequences:
- a CDS encoding FAD-binding protein, whose product MRLELTRRHALHGLAATAAAVTVVGFDPAARAWATERDARQGAGGAPFDEVPPLDGELVTDDASRAAAADDYGHMVHRTPAAVLRPGSVADVVAMVRFCVKHAIPVAPRGQGHATNGQAQVADGLVIETSTDALSGVGRPERGTVTVGAGARWSTVTKATLEHGLTPPVFTDYLELSVGGTVSVGGLGGQTHRHGAQADTVVELQVVTGAGELVRCSAVRHADLFDAVRAGLGQCAIVVGATLRLVTAPETVRHYLLPYADLAVFLADQRRLVEERRFAYVEGQVAADDTGTFRTYLLEAVAYGPPAGPVPDDAELLRGLRHDPAGAEIAGMGYYAFLDRLAESVEQQKEAGLWDDAHPWLNLLLPGDDIEPLAAELLGRLTPEDVGPGVVLLYPLLRERLRTPMLRVPDDAVPYLLAVLRSSPPEEPETIDRMLAANRTAYETVRERGGKQYPVGSIPFQPEDWRDHFGSAWPRLEAARRRYDPHGILVPGQGIF is encoded by the coding sequence ATGCGCCTGGAATTGACCCGTCGTCACGCCCTGCACGGACTGGCCGCGACGGCGGCGGCAGTCACCGTCGTGGGCTTCGACCCGGCGGCCCGCGCCTGGGCCACCGAACGGGACGCGAGACAGGGCGCGGGCGGCGCGCCGTTCGACGAGGTGCCGCCGCTGGACGGCGAGTTGGTGACCGACGACGCCTCGCGCGCCGCCGCCGCGGACGACTACGGCCACATGGTGCACCGCACGCCCGCCGCCGTGCTGCGGCCGGGCTCGGTGGCCGACGTCGTGGCCATGGTCCGGTTCTGCGTGAAGCACGCCATCCCCGTCGCCCCGCGCGGCCAGGGCCACGCGACGAACGGGCAGGCGCAGGTCGCCGACGGGCTGGTGATCGAGACCTCGACGGACGCGCTGTCCGGCGTGGGGCGCCCGGAGCGCGGCACCGTGACCGTCGGCGCCGGCGCCCGCTGGAGCACAGTCACCAAGGCGACGCTGGAACACGGCCTGACACCCCCGGTGTTCACCGACTACCTCGAACTGTCCGTCGGCGGCACCGTCTCCGTAGGCGGCCTCGGCGGCCAGACCCACCGGCACGGCGCGCAGGCGGACACGGTGGTGGAGCTCCAAGTCGTCACGGGTGCGGGCGAGTTGGTGCGCTGCTCGGCGGTGCGGCACGCCGACCTGTTCGACGCCGTACGCGCCGGGCTCGGCCAGTGCGCGATCGTCGTGGGCGCCACGCTGCGGCTCGTCACCGCGCCGGAGACCGTACGCCACTACCTCCTGCCGTACGCCGACCTGGCGGTCTTCCTGGCCGACCAGCGGCGGCTGGTCGAGGAGCGGCGCTTCGCGTACGTGGAGGGGCAGGTCGCGGCGGACGACACAGGCACGTTCCGTACGTACCTGCTGGAGGCCGTCGCGTACGGGCCGCCCGCCGGGCCCGTGCCGGACGACGCCGAGCTGCTGCGCGGGCTGCGTCACGACCCGGCGGGCGCGGAGATCGCCGGCATGGGCTACTACGCGTTCCTCGACCGGCTCGCCGAGTCCGTCGAGCAGCAGAAGGAGGCGGGCCTGTGGGACGACGCGCACCCCTGGCTCAACCTGCTGCTGCCCGGCGACGACATCGAGCCGCTCGCGGCGGAACTGCTCGGCCGCCTCACCCCGGAGGACGTCGGTCCGGGCGTCGTCCTGCTCTACCCGCTGCTGCGCGAACGCCTGCGGACCCCGATGCTCCGTGTGCCGGATGACGCGGTGCCGTATCTGCTGGCGGTGCTCCGCAGCAGCCCGCCCGAGGAACCGGAGACGATCGACCGGATGCTGGCCGCGAACCGCACCGCGTACGAGACGGTGCGGGAGCGGGGCGGCAAGCAGTACCCGGTGGGGTCCATTCCGTTCCAACCGGAGGACTGGCGGGACCACTTCGGCAGCGCGTGGCCGCGCCTCGAGGCGGCCCGGCGGCGCTACGACCCGCACGGCATCCTGGTCCCCGGCCAGGGCATCTTCTGA
- a CDS encoding MBL fold metallo-hydrolase has translation MRVRRLGWAGLEIEAGGKRLVIDYVRDLSPLFTGWPPGEGLAEPGGKADAALVTHLHRDHTDAGALAEVLTPGAPVLRPAPGHGDDVDNVTTLPAERELVRHRLAAEIVDVWSTHELGPFRVTAVPSVDGLGDPQLNWVVEADGQRVFHGGDTMFHGYWWLVARRFSPFDAAFLPANGAVVDAPHLQPPSPLPAALDPEQAAAAAEILDARYAVPMHYETEQPDKIPGYVEVSDPEKEFRAHAGRRAHVLAVGEWLDLGAPGLT, from the coding sequence ATGCGGGTACGACGACTGGGCTGGGCCGGACTGGAGATCGAGGCAGGCGGCAAGCGGCTGGTGATCGACTACGTGCGGGACCTCTCACCGCTGTTCACGGGATGGCCGCCCGGCGAAGGGCTGGCGGAGCCGGGAGGGAAGGCCGACGCCGCACTCGTCACCCACCTGCACCGGGACCACACCGACGCGGGCGCGCTCGCGGAGGTGCTGACACCGGGGGCGCCGGTGCTGCGGCCCGCGCCCGGCCACGGCGACGACGTGGACAACGTGACGACGCTGCCCGCCGAGCGCGAGCTGGTCCGGCACCGGCTGGCCGCCGAGATCGTGGATGTCTGGTCCACCCACGAACTCGGGCCGTTCCGCGTCACCGCGGTGCCCTCCGTCGACGGGCTGGGCGACCCGCAGCTCAACTGGGTGGTGGAGGCCGACGGTCAGCGGGTCTTCCACGGCGGCGACACGATGTTCCACGGCTACTGGTGGCTCGTCGCGCGCCGCTTCAGCCCGTTCGACGCCGCGTTCCTGCCCGCCAACGGCGCGGTGGTCGACGCGCCGCACCTGCAGCCGCCGAGCCCGCTGCCCGCCGCGCTGGACCCGGAGCAGGCCGCGGCGGCCGCGGAGATCCTCGACGCGCGGTACGCGGTGCCGATGCACTACGAGACGGAGCAGCCGGACAAGATCCCGGGCTACGTCGAAGTCTCCGACCCGGAGAAGGAGTTCCGCGCGCACGCCGGACGGCGCGCACACGTGCTGGCCGTCGGGGAATGGCTGGACCTCGGGGCCCCGGGCCTGACCTAG
- the argS gene encoding arginine--tRNA ligase, giving the protein MASVPSLAATVHQRLAHALSAAVPEAAGADPMLRRSDRADFQANGMLALAKRLKGNPRELAARVTEALPANEEIADIEVSGPGFLNITVTDEAVVRTLAARAADERLGVPYAEHPGTTVIDYSQPNVAKEMHVGHLRSTVIGDALVQILEHQGEKVVRRHHIGDWGTQFGMLIQYLIEHPHELDHSSDAAGATGEGEAAMARLNRLYKASRVLFDSDAEFKTRARDRVAQLQGGDEETLRLWHKIVDESKIYFQGVYRLLDVEIRDEDTLGESAYNDDLHQVVKELEESGVAVRSEGALCVFFDDVKGPDGNPTPLIVQKSDGGFGYAATDLAAIRDRIGTLHADTLLYVVDARQALHFRMVFETARRAGWLPDGAARQLPFGTVLGKDGKPFKTRAGETIRLVDLLDEAVERAAAVVREKSAGLGLTDEEIRERSTQVGIGAVKYADLSNSLTRDYVFDLDRMVSLNGDTSVYLQYAYARIQSILRRAGGDAKPAAHPEIALAPAERALGLHLDEFADTLAQTAEAYEPHKLAAYLYQLASLYTTFYDQCPVLKAEGGPDQVENRLFLCDLTARTLHQGMALLGIRTPERL; this is encoded by the coding sequence ATGGCCTCGGTCCCCTCCCTCGCCGCCACGGTCCACCAGCGCCTCGCGCACGCTCTCTCGGCCGCCGTGCCGGAGGCCGCGGGCGCCGACCCCATGCTGCGCCGTAGCGACCGGGCGGACTTCCAGGCCAACGGCATGCTCGCGCTCGCCAAGCGGCTGAAGGGCAACCCGCGGGAGCTCGCCGCGCGGGTCACCGAGGCGCTGCCCGCCAACGAGGAGATCGCGGACATCGAGGTCTCCGGCCCCGGCTTCCTCAACATCACCGTCACGGACGAGGCCGTCGTCCGTACGCTCGCCGCGCGCGCCGCCGACGAGCGGCTGGGCGTGCCGTACGCCGAGCACCCCGGCACGACCGTCATCGACTACTCGCAGCCGAACGTCGCCAAGGAGATGCACGTCGGCCATCTGCGGTCGACCGTGATCGGCGACGCGCTCGTACAGATCCTGGAGCACCAGGGCGAGAAGGTCGTCCGGCGGCACCACATCGGGGACTGGGGCACGCAGTTCGGCATGCTCATCCAGTACCTGATCGAGCACCCGCACGAGCTGGACCACAGTTCGGACGCGGCCGGCGCCACCGGCGAGGGCGAGGCCGCGATGGCCCGGCTGAACCGGCTGTACAAGGCGTCGCGCGTGCTCTTCGACTCCGACGCCGAGTTCAAGACCCGCGCCCGGGACCGGGTGGCGCAGCTCCAGGGCGGCGACGAGGAGACGCTGCGGCTCTGGCACAAGATCGTCGACGAGTCGAAGATCTACTTCCAGGGCGTCTACCGGCTGCTGGACGTCGAGATCCGCGACGAGGACACCCTCGGCGAGAGTGCGTACAACGACGACCTGCACCAGGTCGTCAAGGAGCTGGAGGAGTCGGGCGTCGCCGTGCGCTCCGAGGGCGCGCTGTGCGTGTTCTTCGACGACGTGAAGGGCCCCGACGGCAATCCCACGCCGCTGATCGTCCAGAAGTCCGACGGCGGCTTCGGCTACGCCGCCACCGACCTCGCCGCGATCCGCGACCGGATCGGCACGCTGCACGCCGACACCCTGCTGTACGTGGTCGACGCACGGCAGGCCCTGCACTTCCGGATGGTGTTCGAGACCGCGCGGCGGGCGGGCTGGCTGCCGGACGGCGCGGCGCGGCAGCTGCCGTTCGGCACGGTCCTGGGCAAGGACGGCAAGCCGTTCAAGACGCGGGCCGGCGAGACGATCCGGCTGGTCGACCTGCTGGACGAGGCCGTGGAGCGGGCGGCCGCCGTCGTACGGGAGAAGAGCGCGGGCCTCGGGCTCACCGACGAGGAGATCCGGGAGCGGTCCACGCAGGTCGGCATCGGCGCGGTGAAGTACGCCGACCTGTCCAACTCCCTCACCCGCGACTACGTCTTCGACCTCGACCGGATGGTGTCGCTGAACGGCGACACCAGCGTGTACCTCCAGTACGCCTACGCGCGCATCCAGTCCATCCTGCGCCGCGCGGGCGGCGACGCGAAGCCCGCGGCGCACCCGGAGATCGCGCTGGCGCCGGCCGAACGCGCCCTGGGGCTGCACCTGGACGAGTTCGCCGACACCCTGGCACAGACGGCGGAGGCGTACGAGCCGCACAAGCTCGCCGCGTACCTCTACCAACTGGCGTCGCTGTACACGACGTTCTACGACCAGTGCCCGGTCCTGAAGGCGGAGGGCGGCCCGGACCAGGTGGAGAACCGGCTGTTCCTGTGCGACCTGACGGCCCGCACCCTGCACCAGGGCATGGCCCTCCTGGGCATCCGCACACCCGAGCGGCTCTAG
- a CDS encoding DUF3558 family protein, with amino-acid sequence MHRIDPRLARKIACAAVAVPVLLLAGCTGDSDGDGDDEAQSPSPSKSASVAPVKFKQLPDPCKTLSKGTVEDVVPGAQSEKGKNLASTDTESYGSCLWSGGSGKNNAEYRALTVSLKRYDSGPSLGSGDTQAGRFLKQEAESVVGNKDNKKADQAKVAGIGQEAVSIGYETNKKDQDYRISRTVVRNYNVVVTVDYEGTGFEDAKLPSADELKKKGEKAAREAVAAVK; translated from the coding sequence ATGCACCGAATCGACCCGCGCCTGGCCCGGAAGATCGCCTGCGCAGCCGTAGCCGTACCCGTGCTCCTGCTCGCGGGTTGCACGGGCGACTCCGACGGCGACGGCGACGACGAGGCCCAGAGCCCCAGCCCGAGCAAGTCGGCGAGCGTGGCGCCCGTCAAGTTCAAGCAGCTGCCGGACCCGTGCAAGACCCTGTCGAAGGGCACGGTCGAGGACGTGGTGCCGGGCGCGCAGAGCGAGAAGGGGAAGAACCTCGCCTCGACCGACACCGAGAGCTACGGCTCGTGCCTGTGGAGCGGCGGCAGCGGCAAGAACAACGCGGAGTACCGCGCGTTGACGGTCTCGCTCAAGCGGTACGACTCGGGCCCGTCTCTCGGCTCCGGTGACACGCAAGCGGGTCGCTTCCTCAAGCAGGAGGCGGAGTCGGTCGTCGGCAACAAGGACAACAAGAAGGCCGACCAGGCGAAGGTCGCCGGGATCGGCCAGGAAGCGGTCTCGATCGGCTACGAGACCAACAAGAAGGACCAGGACTACCGCATCAGCCGCACCGTCGTACGCAACTACAACGTCGTCGTCACCGTCGACTACGAGGGCACCGGCTTCGAGGACGCGAAGCTCCCGAGCGCGGACGAACTGAAGAAGAAGGGGGAAAAGGCGGCGAGGGAGGCGGTCGCGGCCGTCAAGTGA
- a CDS encoding DUF2637 domain-containing protein has product MQAVQLTRTHRILIGVVVTGAVVIAAIGFAGSYAAVRDLAEQKDFGAFAPYFPIGIDAGIVVLLALDLLLTWIRIPFPLLRQTAWLLTAATIAFNGAAAWPDPLGVGMHAVIPVLFVVAVEAARHAIGRIADITADKHMEGVRVSRWLLAFPSTFRLWRRMKLWELRSYDQVIRMEQDRLVYEARLRARYGRGWRRKAPVESLMPLRLARYGVPLAETGPAGLAAAGIKPPVLVAGAGAGWGLTAGAAPGATAAVAPAGSPAGSPAVREAGVREPGPHEAGAQGAGAQEAADVREPGVREPAAEAAPPAGAPARRHGPQHARQAERPDPAPDPAYAAEAYTAEAYAPTSSAPRVTVPVGPGRVRALGNANAPVNGHAGAAAYAPARQAEPEQQEQDRLFLEPQLTDGQAEQEHAPEPQLQSQPRPEPEQEPDPETVQPTGIPDGVAVEEVYFQAYRDYAAAKYDFPSARQLSRTLHDRFGVTDADGSLLSEVYLRGYLHELRDRYKTEMGMGG; this is encoded by the coding sequence GTGCAGGCCGTACAACTGACCCGTACGCACCGAATACTGATCGGCGTCGTCGTCACCGGCGCGGTCGTGATCGCCGCGATCGGCTTCGCCGGTTCGTACGCCGCCGTGCGCGACCTCGCCGAGCAGAAGGACTTCGGCGCCTTCGCACCGTACTTCCCCATAGGCATCGACGCGGGCATCGTCGTCCTCCTCGCGCTCGATCTGCTGCTCACCTGGATCCGCATCCCCTTTCCGCTGCTGCGGCAGACCGCCTGGCTGCTGACGGCCGCCACGATCGCCTTCAATGGCGCGGCCGCCTGGCCGGACCCGCTGGGCGTCGGGATGCACGCGGTCATCCCCGTCCTGTTCGTCGTCGCCGTCGAGGCGGCCCGGCACGCCATCGGGCGGATCGCGGACATCACCGCGGACAAGCACATGGAGGGCGTACGGGTTTCGCGCTGGCTGCTCGCGTTCCCCTCCACGTTCCGGCTGTGGCGCCGTATGAAGCTGTGGGAGCTGCGCTCCTACGACCAGGTGATCCGGATGGAGCAGGACCGGCTGGTGTACGAGGCGCGGCTGCGCGCCCGTTACGGCCGCGGCTGGCGGCGCAAGGCGCCGGTGGAGTCGCTGATGCCGCTGCGGCTGGCGCGTTACGGGGTGCCGCTCGCCGAGACGGGCCCGGCGGGGCTGGCCGCGGCGGGCATCAAGCCGCCGGTGCTCGTGGCCGGTGCCGGGGCCGGGTGGGGCCTCACAGCGGGCGCCGCGCCGGGCGCGACGGCGGCGGTGGCGCCCGCCGGGTCGCCGGCCGGATCGCCGGCGGTGCGGGAGGCGGGCGTACGGGAGCCCGGCCCGCACGAGGCGGGCGCACAGGGCGCAGGCGCGCAGGAGGCGGCGGACGTGCGGGAGCCGGGCGTACGGGAACCGGCGGCCGAAGCGGCACCGCCCGCCGGGGCGCCGGCGCGCAGGCACGGGCCGCAGCACGCCCGGCAGGCCGAGCGCCCGGACCCGGCGCCCGATCCCGCCTACGCGGCCGAGGCGTACACCGCCGAGGCGTACGCCCCCACGAGCAGCGCCCCGCGCGTCACGGTGCCCGTGGGCCCCGGCCGCGTACGCGCGCTCGGCAACGCCAACGCGCCCGTCAACGGCCACGCGGGCGCCGCCGCGTACGCCCCGGCCCGGCAGGCAGAGCCCGAACAGCAGGAGCAGGACCGGCTGTTCCTCGAACCCCAGCTCACGGACGGGCAGGCGGAGCAGGAGCACGCGCCCGAGCCGCAGCTGCAATCGCAGCCCCGCCCGGAACCGGAGCAGGAACCCGACCCGGAGACGGTCCAGCCCACCGGCATACCCGACGGCGTCGCCGTCGAAGAGGTCTACTTCCAGGCGTACCGCGACTACGCCGCCGCCAAGTACGACTTCCCCAGCGCCCGCCAGCTCTCGCGCACGCTGCACGACAGGTTCGGTGTCACGGACGCCGACGGCAGCCTGCTCAGCGAGGTGTACCTGCGGGGGTACCTCCACGAACTGCGCGACCGGTACAAGACCGAGATGGGCATGGGCGGCTGA
- the hemB gene encoding porphobilinogen synthase — MADGGFPRVRPRRLRTTAAMRRMVAETRVLPEDLILPAFVREGIAEPVPIGSMPGVVQHTRDSLRKAAVEAAEAGVSGFMLFGVPEEKDAVGSQGTDPDGILQRALRDVRAEVGDALVVMSDLCLDEYTDHGHCGVLDAQGRVDNDATLERYAEMARVQADAGAHVLGPSGMMDGQVGYVRAALDAAGHQDVALFAYTAKYTSAFYGPFREAVASSLSGDRKTYQQDPPNGREALRELALDVAEGADMVMVKPGLPYLDVLHAVAERAEVPVGVYQISGEYAMVEAAAERGWVDRERAIVETLTSFKRAGASMILTYWATEAARLLARG, encoded by the coding sequence ATGGCTGACGGCGGCTTCCCGCGCGTACGCCCGCGGCGGCTCCGTACGACCGCGGCGATGCGCCGTATGGTCGCCGAGACCCGGGTGCTCCCGGAGGACCTGATCCTGCCCGCGTTCGTGCGGGAGGGCATCGCCGAGCCGGTGCCCATCGGGTCGATGCCGGGTGTCGTCCAGCACACGCGGGACTCGCTGCGCAAGGCCGCCGTGGAGGCGGCCGAGGCGGGCGTCTCCGGGTTCATGCTGTTCGGCGTGCCCGAGGAGAAGGACGCGGTCGGCTCGCAGGGCACCGACCCGGACGGCATCCTGCAGCGCGCGCTGCGCGACGTACGGGCCGAGGTGGGCGACGCGCTGGTCGTCATGTCCGACCTGTGCCTGGACGAGTACACCGACCACGGCCACTGCGGCGTCCTCGACGCGCAGGGCCGCGTCGACAACGACGCCACGCTGGAGCGCTACGCCGAGATGGCCCGCGTGCAGGCCGACGCGGGCGCCCATGTGCTGGGCCCCAGCGGCATGATGGACGGCCAGGTCGGATACGTGCGCGCGGCGCTGGACGCGGCGGGGCACCAGGACGTGGCGCTGTTCGCGTACACCGCGAAGTACACCTCGGCGTTCTACGGCCCGTTCCGCGAGGCCGTCGCGTCCTCGCTGTCGGGCGACCGCAAGACGTACCAGCAGGACCCGCCCAACGGCCGCGAGGCCCTCCGCGAACTCGCCCTGGACGTCGCCGAAGGCGCGGACATGGTGATGGTCAAGCCGGGCCTGCCGTACCTGGACGTGCTCCATGCCGTCGCGGAACGCGCGGAGGTCCCGGTCGGCGTCTACCAGATCTCCGGCGAGTACGCGATGGTCGAGGCCGCCGCGGAACGCGGCTGGGTGGACCGCGAGCGGGCCATCGTGGAGACCCTGACGAGCTTCAAGCGGGCCGGTGCGAGCATGATCCTCACGTACTGGGCGACGGAGGCCGCCCGCCTGCTGGCCCGCGGCTAG
- the lysS gene encoding lysine--tRNA ligase, which translates to MAETTPEADWVSRIADDVIAEAERRAPGKPVVCASGLSPSGPIHLGNLREVMVPHLVADEIKRRGVPCEHLISWDDYDRFRKVPAGVEGVDESWSEHIGRPLTSVPAPHGSPHASWGEHFKAAMAASLAELGVEYRGISQTEMYTSGAYRDQILFAMRERARIDAVLERYRTLDKAAGGNAAGGRKKQQKAPDAAEVEAAEGSGAAAEDDGSGAGAGAYYPYKPYCTVCGRDLTTVTGYDDESTELSYVCQCGHGETVPLTEHRRGKLVWKVDWPMRWAYEGVTFEPSGVDHQSPGSSFVVGGQLVREIFGGEQPIGPMYAFVGISGMAKMSSSKGGVPTPADALEIMEAPLLRWLYARRKPNQSFKVAFDQEIQRTYDEWDALGRKITEGAAQPADIAAHLRASTTAAGPLPATPRPLPFRTLASVADITAGNEEQTLRILSELDPSDPVGSLDECRPRLDCAERWITTQVPVEQRTRVRETPDAELLDSLDEGQRDGLRLLLEGLDEHWSLEGLTGLVYGVPKVLAGLEPDAKPTPELKTAQRAFFALLYQLLVGRDTGPRLPTLLLAVGADRVRKLLGA; encoded by the coding sequence GTGGCAGAGACCACCCCCGAGGCCGACTGGGTTTCCCGTATCGCCGATGACGTCATCGCCGAGGCGGAGCGCCGCGCCCCGGGGAAACCTGTCGTGTGCGCGTCCGGACTCAGCCCGTCCGGGCCGATCCACCTGGGCAACCTCCGCGAGGTGATGGTCCCGCACCTGGTCGCCGACGAGATCAAGCGGCGCGGGGTGCCTTGCGAGCACCTCATCTCCTGGGACGACTACGACCGGTTCCGCAAGGTGCCCGCCGGGGTCGAGGGCGTCGACGAGTCCTGGAGCGAGCACATCGGCAGGCCGCTCACCTCCGTGCCCGCCCCGCACGGCAGCCCGCACGCCAGCTGGGGCGAGCACTTCAAGGCGGCGATGGCCGCGTCGCTCGCCGAGCTGGGCGTGGAGTACCGCGGCATCAGCCAGACGGAGATGTACACCTCCGGCGCGTACCGCGACCAGATCCTCTTCGCGATGCGCGAGCGCGCCCGTATCGACGCGGTCCTGGAGCGCTACCGCACGCTGGACAAGGCGGCCGGCGGAAACGCGGCCGGCGGCAGGAAGAAGCAGCAGAAGGCGCCCGACGCGGCCGAGGTCGAGGCCGCCGAGGGCTCGGGTGCGGCGGCCGAGGACGACGGCTCGGGCGCGGGCGCCGGCGCGTACTACCCGTACAAGCCGTACTGCACCGTCTGCGGCCGCGACCTCACCACCGTCACCGGATACGACGACGAGAGCACCGAGCTGTCGTACGTGTGTCAGTGCGGGCACGGCGAGACGGTGCCGCTCACCGAGCACCGGCGCGGCAAGCTCGTGTGGAAGGTCGACTGGCCGATGCGCTGGGCGTACGAGGGCGTGACCTTCGAGCCGAGCGGCGTCGACCACCAGTCGCCCGGCTCGTCGTTCGTCGTCGGCGGGCAGCTGGTGCGGGAGATCTTCGGCGGCGAGCAGCCGATCGGCCCGATGTACGCCTTCGTCGGCATCAGCGGCATGGCGAAGATGTCGAGTTCGAAGGGCGGCGTGCCGACCCCGGCCGACGCGCTGGAGATCATGGAGGCGCCGCTGCTGCGCTGGCTGTACGCGCGCCGCAAGCCGAACCAGTCCTTCAAGGTCGCCTTCGACCAGGAGATCCAGCGCACGTACGACGAGTGGGACGCGCTCGGCCGCAAGATCACGGAGGGCGCCGCGCAGCCCGCGGACATCGCCGCGCACCTGCGCGCGTCCACCACGGCCGCCGGGCCGCTGCCCGCGACGCCGCGCCCGCTGCCGTTCCGTACGCTCGCGTCGGTCGCGGACATCACGGCGGGCAACGAGGAGCAGACGCTGCGCATCCTGAGCGAGCTCGACCCGTCCGACCCGGTCGGCTCACTCGACGAGTGCCGGCCGCGGCTGGACTGCGCGGAGCGCTGGATCACCACACAGGTGCCGGTGGAGCAGCGCACGCGGGTACGGGAGACGCCGGACGCCGAGCTGCTCGACTCGCTGGACGAGGGGCAGCGCGACGGGCTGCGGCTGCTGCTGGAGGGGCTGGACGAGCACTGGTCGCTGGAAGGGCTGACCGGGCTCGTCTACGGCGTGCCGAAGGTGCTGGCCGGGCTCGAACCGGACGCGAAGCCGACGCCGGAGCTGAAGACGGCGCAGCGCGCGTTCTTCGCGCTGCTGTACCAGCTGCTGGTCGGCCGGGACACGGGGCCGCGGCTGCCGACGCTGCTGCTGGCGGTGGGTGCGGACCGGGTGCGGAAGCTGCTGGGCGCCTAG
- a CDS encoding GNAT family N-acetyltransferase, with product MRKILTGALVTLRPATPDDVPALAAIRATPEVYARWRGGGDLAADVAADLADPEVHTYAVLYGGQVAGAVQWGAEDEPDYRHANIDLFLAPDVHGHGVGTDTVRTLARHLVHDLGFHRLVIDPAADNEPAIACYRKVGFRPVGIMRQYERGPDGTWHDGLLMDLLADELT from the coding sequence ATGCGGAAGATCCTGACCGGCGCTCTGGTCACGCTGCGCCCGGCCACCCCGGACGACGTTCCGGCCCTGGCCGCGATCCGTGCCACGCCCGAGGTGTACGCGCGCTGGCGCGGCGGCGGCGACCTGGCGGCCGACGTGGCCGCGGACCTCGCCGACCCGGAGGTCCACACGTACGCGGTGCTGTACGGCGGGCAGGTGGCCGGCGCGGTCCAGTGGGGCGCCGAGGACGAGCCGGACTACCGGCACGCGAACATCGACCTCTTCCTCGCCCCGGACGTGCACGGCCACGGCGTCGGCACCGACACGGTCCGCACCCTGGCCCGCCACCTGGTCCACGACCTCGGCTTCCACCGCCTGGTCATCGACCCGGCGGCGGACAACGAGCCCGCCATCGCCTGCTACCGCAAGGTCGGCTTCCGCCCGGTCGGGATCATGCGCCAGTACGAACGCGGCCCGGACGGCACCTGGCACGACGGCCTGCTGATGGACCTCCTGGCGGACGAACTGACGTAG
- a CDS encoding TetR/AcrR family transcriptional regulator, with amino-acid sequence MSPRRSAAEAQATRGRILGRAAEIASEEGLDGITIGRLADELEMSKSGVHKHFGTKETLQISTLDKAFVDFWHRVVEPALAEPPGLRRLRAVCANSVGYLEAPLLPGGCLMTAALSEYDGRPGRVRDAVAEVWSRWQEQLRADLAAAVENGELPAGFDIDQALFEIVAAGLALNAAMQLQHDRTAAARARRSIERALDQS; translated from the coding sequence ATGTCACCACGACGCTCAGCGGCCGAAGCGCAGGCCACCAGGGGCCGCATCCTCGGCCGTGCCGCCGAGATCGCCTCCGAGGAAGGGCTGGACGGCATCACCATCGGCCGGCTCGCCGACGAGCTGGAGATGAGCAAGTCCGGGGTGCACAAGCACTTCGGCACCAAGGAGACGCTGCAGATCTCCACGCTGGACAAGGCGTTCGTGGACTTCTGGCACCGGGTGGTCGAGCCCGCGCTGGCCGAGCCGCCGGGTCTGCGGCGGCTGCGCGCGGTGTGCGCCAACTCCGTCGGCTACCTGGAGGCGCCGTTGCTGCCCGGCGGCTGCCTGATGACCGCGGCGCTCAGCGAGTACGACGGCCGCCCCGGCCGGGTCCGCGACGCGGTGGCCGAGGTGTGGTCGCGCTGGCAGGAGCAGCTGCGGGCGGACCTGGCCGCGGCGGTGGAGAACGGCGAGCTGCCCGCCGGATTCGACATCGACCAGGCGCTGTTCGAGATCGTCGCCGCCGGACTGGCGCTGAACGCGGCCATGCAGCTCCAGCACGACCGTACGGCCGCGGCCCGCGCCCGGCGCTCGATCGAGCGGGCCCTGGACCAGTCCTGA